The Streptomyces vinaceus genome contains the following window.
GGGGACCGGCGGGCGCACGACCCTCGGCATGCGCCCGCCGGAACTCGTGGGCCGGAGCGGCGCCGGATGCGGTGGGCGGCGGCACTTCGGGCGGGGGACCGGGCGGGGGACCGGCGTGTGGTCAGCGCACGCTGCGGATGGGGAGGATGGCGAGCGCGCCGATCAGGGAGAGGGCTCCGCCGACGAGGAAGAGCGGGGTGTACCCGCCGAGGGCGGTCACGACGGCCGAGGCCACGAAGGGCGCGATGATCTGCGGTCCGGCGTTCGCGATGTTGAGGACGCCCATGTCGCGGGCGGCGTCCTCGGCCCGCGGCAGGACCAGCGTGACCAGCGCGGTGTCGACGGCCATGAAGCAGCCGAACGCGAGCCCGTTGAGCGCGCTGAAGACGAGCATGCCGGTCCAGGTGGGGCTGATCACGGGGACCACCATGACGAGCCCGGCGAGCGCGGCCGAGACTCCGACGAACACCTTGCGCCGGTCCCACCGGTCGGAGAGCATCCCGCCGACCACGGTGGAGAGGGCCATCGCGATCATCGACACGGGGGTCAGCACCGCCATCGCGGCGGGCGGGGTCAGCCCGTCGGGCAGGCTGATGTGGTCGTCCAGGATGTACAGCTGGTACCCGACGACGGAGAAGTAGCCGAGGACCATCAGGGCCCGTCCGATGAACGCCCACCGGAAGTCGTGGTTGGCCAATGCCGAGAGGAAGGCTGCGAGTTGGGCCCTCTTCGAGACGGGGGCCGGGGCCGGTCCGGTGCGCGGGACGTCCCGGCACAGGGTGGTGAGCAGCAGCGCCGAGCCGGCGACGATCGCACCGAACACCAAGTACCCGGTGGTGAGGTGCTCCGCGGTCGAGGAGGCGATCAGCACCCCGACCGTGCCGCCGATCGGCAGGCCCAGTCCGACCAGCGCGGACGCGGTGCCGCGCCGGGCGACGGGGACCCGGTCGGGGACGATCGCGGTGACCGCGGCCTGGTAGACGTTCATGGTCGCCTGGACGAGGCACCAGCCGATGCCGACGACCAGGGCGGTGGTCGCGTACCCGAGGAAGGCGAGTGCGGCGAGCGAGGCGAGGGCACCGCCGAGGATCCAGGGGTTGCGGCGGCCGCTGCGGTCGGAGAGGGCTCCGGCGATCGGGTTGAAGGCGGTCGCGAAGACCGCGCTGATCCCGCCGATCACACCGAGTACGGCGACCTTGTTCTCGGGGTCGATCTCCGCGATCTGGGTGGGCAGCAGGATCGATCCGACGCCCATGTAGACCGCGAGGAGAGCGGAGTTGGCGACCAGCAGCAGGGGCAGGAGCGCGCGCTGGCGGGGAGGTTCCGGATCCGCCTGGGCGGGCGGGTCGATGGTTTCGTTCTGGGCCATGACGACTCCTCGGGGGACGGAGCGAGAAGGGGGGTGCGGAGGTGCGGCGCGGGGGGAAGGGGCGCAACCTGCGGCTTCGGCGGGTGTGACGGGGCCAGGGGTCGCCCGGCAGGCGATGGAGATTCACGTGATGTTGTTACACGTGTCACCTTCGGCGCTTGGACACTGTGTAGCACCCAATCCAGGGGCTCGCTAGAGGTTGCGGGCGAGCGGTGTGCGGATCGTGATCGAGGTTCGATAGGCCTTGCGAGTACGTGTAACCACCATTGCGCGGCCACTGAGCTGGGCTGATGTGTCCGGAATCCCTCTTGCACTTGTGGCGGCGGTCACGCATCCGCAATACTCCGTGCCGCACCGCGACGACTCCCGCCGCCGCCGCTCGGCGAAGGGCCCGCGGCCGACGTGCCCGACCGGCTCCGGATCCGTCGCCCGCGACCGGTGTCCCCGACCGGCCTCGGCCCTCGCGTCCGCGACCGGTCCGGGCTCTTGCGTCCGTGGCCGGTGTCCCCCTCCGGTCCGGGCTCTTGCGTCCGTGGCCGGTGTTCCCCTCCGGTCCGGGCTCCGTCTTCCGAGGCCGGCGTTCCCGTTCGGTCCGGGCGTCCGAGGCCGGCGTTCCCGTTCGGCCCCGGCCCGTGTCCCCGCACCCGTGAAGCCCTTCCCGCCCGCGTCTGCCTGCTCCCCGCGTGCCCCCACCGCTCCGGGAGGTCACCGTTGAAAGGCCCGTCATGCCGCGTCCCCCGTACGGCCCCCCGCCCGCGCACCGCGCGTCCCGCTCCCTGATCCCCGCTCCCCGGCACCCCCTCCCGGCGGCTCCGCCCCGCCATGCGGTCGCCGTCGGCGTCGCCCTCCTCCTGGGCTCGCTGCTGATCGGCCTCACGGTCTCGGTCGGCGAACGCCCCTTCTTCCAGGGGCTGGACGACGGCTGGGCCGCGTCCGTGAGCGGCTCGCCCGGCGACGCCCTCACCGGCTTCGCCATGGTCCTCGACCGGCTCGGCGGCCCGTTCGGTACGGTCCTGCCGCTCGGCCTGATCGGCTGCCTCTGCGTCTACGGGCGCTGGCGGTCGGGGCTGTTCGCGCTCGCCGCCGCCGTCGTGGCGAACGTGTGCGTGGTGCTCC
Protein-coding sequences here:
- a CDS encoding MFS transporter, whose translation is MAQNETIDPPAQADPEPPRQRALLPLLLVANSALLAVYMGVGSILLPTQIAEIDPENKVAVLGVIGGISAVFATAFNPIAGALSDRSGRRNPWILGGALASLAALAFLGYATTALVVGIGWCLVQATMNVYQAAVTAIVPDRVPVARRGTASALVGLGLPIGGTVGVLIASSTAEHLTTGYLVFGAIVAGSALLLTTLCRDVPRTGPAPAPVSKRAQLAAFLSALANHDFRWAFIGRALMVLGYFSVVGYQLYILDDHISLPDGLTPPAAMAVLTPVSMIAMALSTVVGGMLSDRWDRRKVFVGVSAALAGLVMVVPVISPTWTGMLVFSALNGLAFGCFMAVDTALVTLVLPRAEDAARDMGVLNIANAGPQIIAPFVASAVVTALGGYTPLFLVGGALSLIGALAILPIRSVR
- a CDS encoding phosphatase PAP2 family protein, coding for MPRPPYGPPPAHRASRSLIPAPRHPLPAAPPRHAVAVGVALLLGSLLIGLTVSVGERPFFQGLDDGWAASVSGSPGDALTGFAMVLDRLGGPFGTVLPLGLIGCLCVYGRWRSGLFALAAAVVANVCVVLPLKQLVDRPRPPHPWVLVNDGSFPSGQVFNAVALVMVTAVLVFPPRARRWWWLLGALYALAMMGSRTWLHAQWLSDTVAGALAAAGSCMLLWRAFEPLLRVEAERMAADSLWR